The nucleotide sequence taagtgatcatagtagttatgtttgacctgtcttatatgtcttgtatcaaagggcctagcgttataacatatgataatgttgtaattgtgtttataagtcttgttttaattgattgaataaaagagcaacggtagagtttcttgccagtggtcttctctgccgaagactgcattccgaactggtagtagagtcatttgaaggtaacaagtaatatgaattatagagaagcttaatatacagtattagagtcagtccagttgttttatttcactccttgggaagtcaggtttatagagtacggacccacaacactgctctaaagcaggtttgtgggctttaaagatttcttttataaaatgaatactttaataggaaggaagaataatagtcatgagaataaatgattactgctaagaaactaggtatttagcttcaataatactgttaattaatgaaagatccatcctgaacattgttggtattgaagtgaatatctgaacaccttggccttccattcttaatattttttagcacGCTCGACccataggaagatcttcctgcaagcgggtgatcgtgctcgagGGCTAAATTTCGACCATTTATCTTTggaagttcttcttcttcttcttttttttctggaCCTGTCTCCGTACTTCGTTGGGCTTACTCCGTAATCCGTAcgtccgttgtacgtgtggCCGCTGATGCGGCTCCCAGCTGGATCACTAGCTCACttcagaagcttagcaggccacccaggtcgccgagtgcttcttggagtgttgctgaggagccaaggtgtgctgcgcgttgccCGGTTAAGTTGCAGTAATTTGGTcgttagtcgtgggttgaggACTGGTGGGGCTGGGCTGGAAGTTGTATCTATCGTCAAGTTTGTGAACACTttgttagcgcgatgcaggattttcgTGGCGCCATCTAatttggtaatgtggagaccacTACACCTGCCTCTTGAATCACTATATCAATTAAAAAGAATCCGCCTCAAAATCCattgcgtagttttaaagatctaagcatatATAGAGACAGACAGCGGGAAGGGACTTTGTTTCATACTATTGTTAGCGTTATTTAACATGGTAACATTATTTacgtttatgatattatttaaatatatgaaaaatattaattaaggtCATGAAGGATGAAGGACGGCGttttattcgtaaaaaaaacctatttaaataagatttacaatataatttatgcaataattattatttaatttagattttttaatagttacaataataattaagtattattactaGAATATAAATAGTATGTTTGTTTCCTCTTTGGTTTATATACCGAGaactaaaacattaaaaagaagaaaaagatggCGCCAATTATGGATTCAGGTATGTTTAACGTACTtggaatgaatataattttagaagtgTTCAGTTCCAAGCGAAgagtgataattaaaataatatggtaAAAAAACGAATAAGAAAATCAAAGCTGTGGAAATATAAAGAAAGTTATTTTGAACTATTAGTCATTAGCAAACACTATGTAGTAATAGTGATAGTGATTAAGCATTTTAACCAATGCACATCCACTTCTGGGCCATAGCTTTTTGAGGAGTTCTAAATTCCACGGCCTACAGGCTACAATATTCTTACGTTGTGGGTATATTCTAAATTGGTGTCCTGAATCCCATTTAACATCGAGTGCAACTTGCGTCCAGTTGGCCAGTGATCTTTGTTAGGGTTAGCGCAGACAGAACGGAGCGCAGCGGAGAGGATTTTGTTACCGCACTTGAAAATAAACcttacaattattacaataaagtgCAAAAATGCTTGAATCTGACAAAAAATGCTCGCGCGTCCTCGAGGATGCGCGGGAATCCCCGCGCGGCGTCGAGTCGGCGCCCGCGTCGGAACGGGTACTTTCAGTGTTACCACTGAGTTTAAAGAGAGTGGACGTCATTTTTTAATCCGAAGTACCTACATAACGAACAGTAAAATGGAcgaagaaaaattaatatgtttgGTATCAttgcatgaatgtttatttaatgtatcgAACAGAACATATAGTGACAAAGTAGTAAAGATGAATGCGTGGGAAAAATATCCGAAGAAATGGGAAAaccaggtaggtacctattaagtGTAATTGTTTTATGCAGGTATAGTACAGCGGAGCGGAGCATCGGTGGCCTAGTGGCTAGAGCATCGGACTTCCATTCAGAAGGTCCGAGGTtcgaatgaaatgaatgaaaaaataataattaaaacatattttactatGAATTAACAACGTCGATTTATTATATTGTCTTGCCAATGAACAGACCCAGCTTctgaactaaaatattttttgaattcatcTCGTATCTTCATACTTTCAGTTACATTACTtccgtcttcttcttcttcgtttaGCTGTTCAAAATcttgaaatataatttcagATTGATTCGACTCGTGAGATTgagtatgaatatatttttcatcaatAAGAAAATTGTGTAAACAAGTACAAGCAAGTATGATCTTGTCTAGATGATGAGGTTGCACTTTTAGTGGTCTTTGAAAAACTTCATACTTCTGTACCATTATTCCAAATGCACTCTCCACCATGCGTCGGGCTCGGCTCAGtctataattgaatatttttttctgctcgTCACCTCTAATGTCATTTCCAGGGAAAGGTCTCATTATATTATTGGTTAACGGAAATGCTTCATCGGCTACGAATACGTgtggtatttctttatttgtggATGGTAAACACTTATTCTGAGGTATATGaagtgtattatttaatttttgtcctaaCTTAGAATTTGACAATATACCGCCATCACTATTGCGGCCGTATGCACCAACATCAACTATAACAAATTTGTAATTTGCGTCTACAACGGCTAACAATACGGTACTAAATGATTTCTTGTAGTTGTAAAACTGACTTCCACTGTTATGGGGCGATCGTATTTGTACATGCTTGCCATCCAGTGCTCCAATGCAGTTCGGGAATTGCCAAATATTTTTGAACCCTTCTTCAATTTGCGACCAAGTCTCCTCTGTTGGCTTCGGCATGACAATAGGCTGCAATACTTTCCAAATTGCAGCACAAGTTTCATACACTATTGACCGAACTGTGCTGTAACCCACGCGGTAGTTGAAAGCCAAGGATTTGAAACTACTGCCTACAGtcaaaaatctgaaaaaaaaagtaaaattatctttatcatGTTTTTGACCTATTAGGGTAGCtaaaagtaagtataatacaagtaaatttattgttcattttattagtttcaGATTGTCAAAAACATTGGAAATCAATACGGGACAATTTTAGAAAggctgtaaatttaagaaagTACAAGAGTGGTGCTGCTGGTGGAAAGCATCGGCCAATAAAGTATGAAAGGCAGTTGGAGTTCCTCAAACCACATTTGCAGCATAGACAACAAACGTCGAATTTAGATTCATCGCCAGAAGAAGACACACAAACATCAGATACTTTGAGCCTGGACAATGACAATAACTCCCCACGACCATCATCCCAAATGTCTAGTTACTCGTATTCACAACCGAAGGAGAATCGGGGACGTGCATCAGATATTCTAGAAAAATATCTCCTTAGTAAAGAATCCGAAGATCCTGTAGATATCTTTTTTAAGACAATGGCTTCCACTGTAAAAAAACTTCCAGAGCAAATTCAGGCCGAAATAAAGAAAGACgtatttaaaatagttaatgatgcggaattaaaattttacgcTAAGCATGATATTAATCGAACTCTACCTTTTGATGAATCACGTTCTTCAATTGAAAATCCTACTACAGTATATACTGTAGATAATACTAAAGACACAACGTATGTACCATCATCAGTCGCTCCGAGTACATCATTTCAATTTCAAGAAAGTCCGCCAGTTGAATTTATAACAAAGTCCtatactactaaaaatataactacGAATACAGACAATCCAACTATGCAAAGTTACTATACGTCCTTAGATACAAGTAACTCATATTTGTTAAGGCAAACGAACTATTCGACTGAAGATTCTGATAATGCACATAATTTTGAATAAGTATTACTTACTATTAGATCTAAACTAAAAATAGTACGCGCTTAATCCAgttgtatttttagttttaacaaaGTATTAGCTTTTTCCAGATATAAAGGGTAGaactttaagaaaaataattctttttcacCTATATTTTGTCTGATTTATGCGATTGTGGTTTTGAAAGAGTTAACAACAACGCTATTTTATCTAAACATCACCGTATACCCTTTGTATCTGAAAAATATTAGTACTTAATTTCTTTTCCAACATGAGAAATCTCTCGTATCTAAAAAATGTTctgatttttaaatacttaattcaataaataaaaaacaaatgaccttacatttgatattttacttacctTAAACAAATGGTTAAGCGTTCCTCAATAGAAATGGTTGAACGATAATTAGTGGTCTTCTTTTGAATATATGGACGTAAAATTTCCACAAGCATTCGAAATTTTTCATAATCCATTTTATAGTAATCATAAAACAAAACTCCTTTCGATGGTAAAGTTGTACAAAGTGTATTAAATTCACCATAACTACACCTTTCCTGCCAACATTCCTCGACCCATATTCTTCGTCTGACTTTCTGGcgccttattttattaatatgttctTCCATTTCTTCTTCTTCCGCCAAAAGCGCAATTATAATCATATCCCAGTCCACCATCGTTGACGAACTTTCGCGACAAACTGGCGTGAGGTAACCCAGAACGGTTTACTCGCGCAGGCTCGCGCGGTCGCACGCATGCTCGAGCATACACGATCCGTAAAAAAATGCCCGAGACCGCGCGAGGATTATTCCTCTCTGTCTGCGCTGACCCTTATTTGAACCTTTGACAAATTTAACGCAAAAAAGAATTTCTAATAGGATGTAAAGATAAAATGTCTCCAAttacagaaattttaatttgtaactttttttttatattgcatatttaatatttaatgtaagtttttttgatttagtttagtttttaataattctatttatattatagtatagtgtgtggtgatgggtcatagatacaaaataaaataaaaaaataaaaataaaattaaactttttgctttataatataaagctaATATTAGCGGGAAAAAACGAGGTCAAAATCAACATAAGTGTCCCAAAGACCCATAAGCCATCTTTCCatgagtttattttattgtccaAAATAATCTAAAAAGATTCACTCACCGTAAAGAGGGTCCCGGAATCCATTGTGCGAAAAATACTTCAAAAGAAAATTCGAAAGCTCGacgatacaatattttatagtatGGGAGATTCTTGGGGCATTTAaggaagtatttaaaaaaaatgttgtatatattatatacgtatgggattttttttgtatagctcAGCCAATTCAAAAGGCTTTTAAAGGCAGCCAATTATTTGCTGAGGGATCGATatggattattttatttcagaaatccATCCCTGGGAGAAGAATATGTGAAAGTTCTACGTTTTTaaccgaatttaaaaaaaaggaggaggttctcaatttcaGTCTTATCGGATTATcggttgtatttatttataagctatGGAGACATAAGAATCTGCAAtaggcttcatcatcatcatcatatcgacccattaccggcccactaataataataataataataataaaatcttttatttgggataaaaacaacacatagcaattaacatataaggtacgagttacacaaataaaataaaaaaaagttatcattaacaaattaaactttttaacaataaaagaaaggatcttaaaattaggttacaaaataaatatgctaaaaataaacaaatatagttccctgtcggcagtgacatatctgtggtgttgttcctcccaaacagagtatcgcctcagcgttatgctgtagcagtgattttatgatcactgctacagcgctgattttcaggcgatCTCTCTCGACATCCCGGACCGGCCAAGAACTGCTATTTTGGTGGCAAGTGTATGCACTATGTGTCTACTAAATAATTTGGTTAACTTATTTGTCACTATGCAAAGCGTTACTAAGGCTTGCTCCAAGACAACAGACTTCCCAATTCCTCTTGTCGTCTCCTTTTTGCTTATCCAGCAATATCTTTTTAAGTTTGGACTTAAAGGAAAATACTGAAGTCAGGTTTTGTACCGGTGGGGGGATTATGTTCCATATCTTGGAAGAAGCAAGCCTAAAACTGCCACGGAAAGCGGCAGTCCTATGTCTCGGCACCGCAATTTGACAAGCTGAGCCTCTTGGACCATATTTACTATGCTCCCTAGCCCACTTCACCTTCATAAAAAGGTATTGTGGTTtactactacagggcacgggtctcctgctacaataagaaggggttaaggcggtagtccaccacgctggcccactacggattggtggactccacatacctctgagaacattatgtagaactaactgatgttttccttcaccgtcgaagcacacataacataacttagaaaagttagaggtgcgtgccgtgattcgaacacggccccccgaataattattctaaattaGAATAGTACTGgtacaaaaaaagtatattggaaaataaaaataaacttgtatgaTCTGTATAACCCTCCTTCATATTATAATTTCGAAAGTGGTTTGctggtttgtccttctttcacccAGAAACAGATCAATGCATCGTTGTTCGACAGTTTTTAACCATGCAATTTACAGGCGAATTCCCGAgtaataaattatagtttaacCAGCCAACTTTTATACTTTaagcttataaaactaaactttcAAAATTTTCCACTAGCTCTCTAATTTATAAGAGGACCAGTGGACTCAAATGAATAGCGCCCGAAGGCATCCCAACGTGGAGTCCCGGAATCAATCCTGGAGTGATTTATCGTCGCATCCCGCATTCCTTTCTGCTCCCGATAGTTTTTGTCACCCGCGTCCCGGATCTCTTTGAGTTATACCGGTCCTTCCCCGGGAAATTGCGAATTACTTTTAGCTACCTTCTGATTTACATGTAGTTTTTGTATGTCTTGatataaaaggtttttttaatgtaaaaactgACTTAAACGATCTTTTACGGCCGattattgtccagttgtgggaatcgaacccaaggccgtgggttcgattcccactactggacaatatttgtgtgatgaacatgaatgttttttagtgtttaggtgtttaactatatattttaagtatgtatgtatattattcataaaaattattcatcagttatcttacccataacacaagctacgcttactttgggactaaatattgtattgtcgtagtgtatttatttattattatttattatattatattaaggttgacttatacgaagtcgcgagggaccgctagtctaCAATATAAGGCGGTATTAAAATAGCTTTATAAAAGGTTTATAATACCAACTATACTCGCCGCTTTAACTCCATTGATAGAATTTTTAGGCATTCATTTTTTCCCCTCATTCCAAATGGGTAGTGGGATTATCCCATCGTGTTAAATTCATCGGAAAATTGAAATGTATCGATTCTATTTTGATAAGATTGAattctaatataattattttattgtcctTACAATTGTTGAACGAGTTCGTTTAGCATTAGTTGCTATATGTCTGCGCTGCAACGtgtacatacatttaaatatagatttgtatattaggttggggaaaaagtttctttaaCTAGAgaatgtaggtaccattttgttcgataactttttgccatcacGTAGGGATATATGTAGGACATACTAAACCATGGCGTTAAGTTTCtcattgtatttgtattaaacCTGTGGAGCATGGTCATTATCATCCcttcaactgattgacgtccacggctggacaCAGGTCTAAATCCTATATCCTGGGCAGCTATTTCCAGCGGCTCCAAGCGACtcctttgatgtcgtctgtccaactcgttgtgggccgaccaacgctgcgtttaccgtagCGAGGTCACCATTTcagcactttgggaccccaacatTATTCggtgccccacccattgccgagctacgtcggtaactctggtaatattaaggattacatgtattataaaaaagcttggatatgaattgctctaacgtcatagctaaacattaactcgactgtaaGATGGatggactaaataaaaaaccttgctaagtttgttgtgggctcttctaagactccctcctagctttagttttaagttaacgaatacagttatcaccatcacctaacattagtgctaacatgttaaatgtatgaacgcttcgaattgtactttgaatttgaatttgaactagtacttctacgaatctcctcatttctgatttgataatGTTAAAGAAGAACCAATCGAATAATTCCTGTAATCAGTATCCTGTAAAATACCGACGTACTGAAAAGTAGAAACGTAAACctagattacatatttttttactctcTGTGCACGTCTGCTTCATTCTATTATCGCACATACGCAAATCGGATTGCATAAAGATTGCATCTCTCTTTTGAATATAAAGCCTCACACGTGGGGCATCAAAGAAAATTACCGACGGGGTGTTCCAGATGGATGTAGACTGGGATTCCTTTCCAAGTTTTGCTTCTAAGACGAAAGCGATGAAATGGAAAATTGTTTGCGACGTCGCTACTGATGCCCGCACCACAAATTGTAAGCGTGTGCTCACATAAGAGTTTATTTAAACtgttataattttgatttacgTAGTACATCGAATTGTTACAATTAAAGGAACGAATCATGCATTTTTAGAGGACGCAATTTTATACTTGGGAAACGTGTGGGGTTCAATAGAAGCTTAACCTCAAGTCTGTCGCCATCCTTGTCCCCCGGCCGCCATCTTGGAAAAAGGGATGGAAACACAGTTATGTAAACGAAAAAGTACAGTTACAACCTACAGTTGTATAAGCATGTTCGTAGGCAAAACGATTTGCTACAAATTATGTCTTTATTTGCTACAAATTTTCTCTTTggtctacaattttttttatgacgcCATATTTTTCGAGATATCGCGAGATATCGCGAGGTGAAATTACTATCAAAGGCTGACTTGTTtattaccaaaaaataaaagattacagTTCCTAAAAAAAGTGAACTAGTTACTTACTATTACTTATTATTGCTGTTAATAATGcggaaagttttattttaatactctaCTACTTATTAACTACTTTTGACTACTAATAGTAACTGCAACTTTCCCTTTTTTTCACTGTTGTGTGATTAAAAGCTGTGGATCGAACTTTTTCAAAAGTAATCAATACTAcggttttataaaattatttgagcTAGATTTGAgcgttgtaaaataaaatactcagCATTTttcgtataataaataataattaaataaaagcttcgtgtaaacaaaactttatataaaagctGCAGTGGAAAATTTTAAAGGAAACCAACAAACCATTGAGTTTAAGCTAGTTTCAGAAATAAAGCCAATTCTCAAACTATTGGCCGGTAGAATATACTTGCAACCGTTCCGTTTGCTAGGGAGGATTGTTGTCGgacttttacaattattaatgtattaaataacatttcgcATTTCACTTATTAGACCTAATACAGCTTCTTGTAGTATTGCAGGAAatgctctttgcatgccctgtaaagtgttgttctgttctgtggcgatggtttttcatttACCATCAAATGGGCCATCTGCTAGGTCCATCAAGtcatcagtaaaaaaaaaaggaactaaACAGGCCCTTAGAGATGACAAACCAACAGCATGTAataacaacgtgtaaatgaaaacagaaataatactt is from Pararge aegeria chromosome 19, ilParAegt1.1, whole genome shotgun sequence and encodes:
- the LOC120632189 gene encoding uncharacterized protein LOC120632189 gives rise to the protein MVDWDMIIIALLAEEEEMEEHINKIRRQKVRRRIWVEECWQERCSYGEFNTLCTTLPSKGVLFYDYYKMDYEKFRMLVEILRPYIQKKTTNYRSTISIEERLTICLRFLTVGSSFKSLAFNYRVGYSTVRSIVYETCAAIWKVLQPIVMPKPTEETWSQIEEGFKNIWQFPNCIGALDGKHVQIRSPHNSGSQFYNYKKSFSTVLLAVVDANYKFVIVDVGAYGRNSDGGILSNSKLGQKLNNTLHIPQNKCLPSTNKEIPHVFVADEAFPLTNNIMRPFPGNDIRGDEQKKIFNYRLSRARRMVESAFGIMVQKYEVFQRPLKVQPHHLDKIILACTCLHNFLIDEKYIHTQSHESNQSEIIFQDFEQLNEEEEDGSNVTESMKIRDEFKKYFSSEAGSVHWQDNIINRRC